taatattgtttggagAAAACATTATGTGCAACAGTAATGAAGGTAGGTATTTTGCTTTATAGCTTTAATGCAAGAAATCAGTGATTTTGAACGGCATGGACTGGAGCAGAATAGTTTTTACCCTGGTTTTGaaaccttcataatttaaatgtttaatatcccCTTGTATCTTGTTATATAATAAGATATCTGTATGAATAGTACTGTTAAGACTTTTGGTAATAGTATGACAGTTTATATGCAAATTGTTGGCAGTTCTTATGTTATGGTTGTGAGTTTCAGAGTTCCTTTTAAAATAGTTAAGATTCTTATGTATAAAGCAAACAGTTTCTAGGATGTAGATGCAGGGGAgtggtaaaatatttaattcttgaaaaatttcttTGCTTGGAGTGCATATAGgaacttgttttattatttttattattttcttttgaagtttaaatatttttatagcttcaGAGGACATGCCCCAAAGCATTACACCATATGAAAGAATGGAATGTACATGGACATAATAGACTACTTTCATAGTTGGAAGAGATATGCTTTTCGTAAGAATTCTAAAAgcataacataatttgcacagtTTTCCAGAGAGAAAGCTTACATGTTGAGTCCAGGACAAATTCGAGTCAATCCATACTCCCAagaattttgtattatattaaatatatatattatattaaaaatatagctGAAACTTTTTTCAGAAGACGTCCATTCCAATTGAACcattattttagttattaataCATATCATCGGTTtattggtaaaagtgaccaagtccaaaatgcaaaactgttggaaaaaggcatttaaaggtttaatgatcaatccaaagataactgtacttcttttgatgttagtaataagttattttgaaggtaaatgtgctatattaatagtttttaatataaaattatgtcttaaattttcataatgcttggaagccttggactgtgacttggtcacttttaccaagacgATATAGCTCCTaaagaggggaaaggaactggccaccctaccctattatctcctggcctagttgtcttatgagtgatgccttattggtgttaccgTTGAGGGTCAAAtgtgtcttcagacagttgaccgaacaacaacaacaatagctCCTAAATATTTTCTTAGCAACTCTTCACATGGACAATATCTACTTACATAGAGAACTGCAGAAACTGTGAAGAGTTTCACCTTGATGTGATGAGAAAATTAAGTTTAAGCAAAGAATCAGTGTCGATACATCAAATTGAAGCAATAATTTTGTTGGTCTGTACATAGTGATTACACCAATTGTCAtcagtaaaaggtaaaaaggtaaaggtatccccgtaacatgccatgaaggcacttggggggcatggaggtagagccccatgctttccatgacctcggcactagaatgaggtggtgtggtcggcaccacgctctgaccgccttttacccccgggaaagacccggtactcaattttataggaggctgagtgaacctcggggccgttctgaaagtttggcaacgagaaaaaatcctgtcaccacctgggatcgaaccccggacctttcagtccgtagccagctgctctaccaactgagctacccggccgcctgtaGGAATATTTATCAGATcataaaaaactatttttaatgagaaaattatattagaaatatTCAGAAACAAGTTTCAGCTGCACTTGTATCAAGTATGGAGTGGAGATGACATTAAGCCAGAACCATCCTACTTGCACTGGCATGGCATTTGAAATGAACAAAGTTTTCATCAAGTCATGCCAGAATCACTTTACaaaatatatgaagggtacacgggaataacgatcaaggtccattttagaaagtttcgagaaaaaagaattttaaagtttaagcacttaatactttgttatgtgtttatttaatagaaattgacgtagtggaatgtcaagaacaatgatttcttattactagctaggccacatgatagtactttctttccactataagatagcattattaactcatatatatatatatatatatatattattttaatttaccgaagtacatatgttatttccatgcatatattttgcgtcatcatatgatgacgtagtgcagagggtggccactagagggaacccaagagttggagctcaatctgagacgattctgtctgacgccagggtggtatccggtgtggcttagtggataaagcatcagcacgtagagctgaaaacccgggttcaaatcccggcgccggagagaattttcctccgttccagtactctttcatcgtattattaactcaatttcgatatttgatggaccttgatcgttttttccgtgtacccttcatatggaaTTACTTATTTCTTTGCACTATTATAATTCCTCCAAGTAAGTGATAGTTTCTTTTCCGTTCCTTAACTATGACCTGTTCATAAGTTTATGACATGtaattacaattctttttaaATCTACAGAATTTATAGTTgggtatgttttatatatatatatatatatatatatatatatatatatatatatatatatatattgtattagaGTGGAAGGTTTCAATTTTGTATagttacattttcttctgatgcTTGTAAACAGTGCCACAGATGTCTGAAATTGCTTTGAGAATATTAATTCTGCAACACTATATTTAGAGATTTCCACGTTTCCTGCCTTTTGAATTTATACATACGGGTTTTTGGTTTTTATGTTATACATTCTGTTCACTTCTGAGTAAGTGCTATAGTGATTTGAACTAGAATCTTGAGTGAGACATATAAGGTTCCAtctttgtctttcccttcttAATTTTGTTGTTTGAGCATTATTGCGAATTGTTGCAATGAATAATTGGCATACATTTGTCCCATTCGTCTACGAGTGGTCCATTATTGTCACAGATTCAATTACCAACTGTGTATATAATCCAATAATATCGTAACTTGTGCCACAGGAAGAAAATAATACAACAGTATGGCTTAACATTTCCGCATGGCAGTGCTATATTAAAAGAATATCTGCTTACTTTTGGCTATAGCCTTGTAATAGACATTGTGTATGTTCCTTAACCAAAAATAGTCATTTTTTAAAGTAGGCCTGCCACTGTTTGCACTGCTTTGTTAATCCCTTGTGACTGCTGCTATGTGCCATTTGTTGGAAAACAATTGCCAACTAATGTAAAGAGTTCaaagtcagtgttaaaaataattcccgcacaagtgttaaaagtacttctcacaccatattgtattaaaaaattcaatttttaatactCTTACCTAGAATTCTGTAGCTTCAaggcaaaatatattatgtccttttttgCAGTTTTCCAGGAGGGACCATTTCAGGTTTCAACACCagtaatcatgtttcataacaatgggTTAGAGAGGGAAGTAGAAATTATGCATTTCATTTtttgccacaaaaaaaaaaaaacaagatacgCCTACTGTTTGGATGCACAACATAtcgtaaaatgtaattattgtcaAAAATTCGCATGTCACATTTTGTCTTGGAACCACAGGATTAAAACATTTACTTTTAAGAATAATTGCcatctgaaaaattaatttattttgttgcatgcactgtaagcattGATAATTAAGATGGattattatattgggttattttaagacgctgtatcaacatctaggttatttagcgtttgaatgaaatgaaggtgataatgccagtgaaatgagtccggggtcagcaccgaaagttacccagcatttgctcgtattgggttgagggaaaaccccggaaaaaaacctcaaccaagtaacttgccccgaccgggattcgaacccgggccacctggtttcgcggccagacgcgctgactcttactccacaggtgtggacattaagaTGGATTCAAAAGTTTCTTCCCTCCCTTGATCCCTGAATATCTTCtttctaataacattaataattttacgatgaaagagtaatggaatggagaaaaattctctctggcgccgggatttgaacccggattttcagctctacgtgctgacgctttatccactaagccacaccggattccaccccggcgtcagaagaatcgtctcagttttaagttccaactcttgggttccctctagtggccgccctctgcactacgtcatagatatctatgaacctaggaccgaagtccacacatgtgctgaggtgcactcgtaatgagtgactatttggccgggatccgacggaataagcgctgtcttaaatcacgtcatcgtataatgacgcagaatatctgcatggaaatatcatatgtacttcggtacattataataatatatattaataattttataaaaataattcaataatgtaaCATTACGTGAGGGCTGCACCTCTCTCGTGTACTGTTATTGTATATTTCATTTGTGACACCAGGTCTGTGAATTTACAGGCCCATAAAGCAGCATCTTTATGAAGATGTGAGGAAAGAAGAGGTTCATGTACTTGGTCGGTCCCTACTACAACATGAAGCAGGTGTGACAAAGGATCAAGATTCTGAATTAGGAGTTGATCAAACAGTCCAGATGACCGTGACAGAGCACTCACCGTCAGAATACCAGAAAAAGCAACCCAGACATGTTCAGTCGCAATGTAAGTTCTTCAAATGCAACATTTGTGAGGAAAATTTTTCAACATGGCTTCATCTTCAACTACACTTACCAACTCACACAGACTTAAGTCTCCACCGATGCAAAATCTGTGATATGAATTTTGAACATATTGATGAACTTCGAAATCATATGTCAACTCACAAAGGACTTAAACCCTTCAAATGTGACATTTGTATGAAGACCTTTGCACGAATGTTTTATCTAAAACTTCATCAACGCATCCATTCGGGGGAGAAACTCGTAGAGTGTGAAATATGTAGGAAGTCTTTCCTTAAAAATGCTGATCTTAAACGTCACGTGAGAGTCCATGATGAAgataatatctataaatgcgaTATGTGTTGTCAGAAATTCGTGTGTAAAAAGAGTTTACATTATCACATATTAATTCACATGAATGAAAAGCCCTACAAATGCGATATCTGTGGTAATAATTTTAGGCACCAAAGTACCTTGAGAGAACATGTCCGCACCCACACAGGGGAGAAGCCCTTCAAATGTACCATTTGTGATAAAGTCTTTGCACGGGGTTCTACTTTGAAAGAACACAAACTTACTCACACAGGGGAGAAGCCCTTCAAATGCTACTTTTGTGGTAAGAACTTTAACCACGCAAGTACTTTGAAGGAACACCTCCGAATTCACACTGGGGAGAAGCCCTTCAAATGCAACATGTGTGATAAAGTGTTCACAAGGGCCAATAGCTTGAAAGAACACAGACGAATTCACACGGGGGAGAAGCCCTTCAAATGTAACAGGTGTGGTAAATTTTTTGGGCGTTTACAATATTACAGATCACATACATGTGTTGATGCTGGGCCGCAGCCCTCCATAAGTGCGATAGTTGTCGTGAAGCACGCAGTTAACGAAATGGTTTGAAAGAATGTAATTCATTTTTTTGTCTGTGTGATTGTAGTTCTGTACAAAGGCTTTCAACGGGCTGCCTTGATAGCTCAGTTTACTCGTATAGAGCACTGGgttaccatggatgaatatatataataggatgcgaaacttattgagtttcccgtaacacatactagaggcgctgttgtagaaattgaccttGCTACCATCTGTTGgaggggaggggcgttattacgtctagcagcgcaccaagtagcgaaaagagtaattactccaagcatttagcagcgcacctggtgacgaaaatgataaactgtgcagaaagtattccctcccaccctcatcgatattcaaaactaacctaatgtaaaataaaacatttacagttttattcctcacagcatcatCTACTGAAAATTGTTAccagagccaacaggaagataaaagatacgatctattttacactacccaattaaaatataaccagacataGACaaaaatcctgcgggacaaaattccggcacatccagagacgctgatataacctctgcagttgcaagcatcgttaaataaaacataaaacataacacagacaaaaaaaaaaaaaataaagcaaaaggttagataattgggattgtattctttgggtattttttgtacagcgcaatggaaaagtttgcaagaactacttagatagttcaatttattatattactattattttacaatacattcaacaacactaatTTTACAacttccataaacatcactgtttaacacacacacgtatcactttattttcacttattagcaagtttctgtctgccatctcgtcACCTcgactctccagcaatatcccaaatggataaatagagaactctgggtaatgtacccaacatgtagttctaatgttcaccaccttcgacgttgggcgctgatcatcttaatTCAGCCCCTGCGGCCacatggtgctgaccgcagtttcgcatcctattatatatttatccatggggTTACAGTATGGGATCAAATCCCGGTAATGGCGAAATCGTATTTGTGATGTCTAAAGCCAATgtgttttattacttttttttgtgTTTCTCCCGTTTCCCTCCATTGTGTAACATCATTAGGGATGGTAGATTTTTGCTATCACGATAAATGTGAAATGTGCCCCAATGCTGTCaagataagtaattttatgtttaaaaatatattaccagTACTGGTAATTTAATCCTCGATAAAAAGCGCAATTGAGTGCAAAATACGATATGTACGTGTTTCCGCGAAATTGTgccgaaattacattttatgataccagtacatttttgtttgtttttttttttatttttttttgtaaaaatataacataCCTAAATGTCCGGCCACATATAGGGTCCGTCACTTTTTTCAAATAGTTTGGTCACCCTTTTTTGTTGACTTTTACAGTatgaattaatattaggtaccctccacaaaactggcttcatttatacaccgatggatccttgatctccagagaacaaggtgccggtgcagatgttacgtgctgtctcttctcactttatagatctcttggatatggaacaataaGTTTtcatggtgaaatcattgcaataagtgaaagtctcaggaatcttctatgccacatcaataaatttaaaaatgcagttatattgtcagactccaatgcagctattctatcattagtctctaaacacaaaccttcatctcaaacagcagaaaaaactaaaatgctctctcaattaatatcactcaataaaagaattgtattccaatggataccatcccattgtggaatcctgggaaacgagaatgcggatgctttagcaaagaagggcagcactgctacttacagacctgttactaaatctacgtattactctgtgaagagatttattgaatctacatacttagacttcaacaaacaaaatttggtaacacaatctcaaggggaaaaatggaactctctgcatcaaaatccacagttaatttccgatgtaccacgaaaatcgtctgtagctgcatttagattggcaacaggccatgattgtttggccaaacacctgcatagaattggaatatatcagtcccctaactgcccattgtgcaactcaaaccaagaaatggattcggaacacctcaaaatctgtgcttcagtggctggccatgataatatctttgaaaaatattggagtgcaagaggtcaaatgactttattgtgaaatgcctggcattagaaaacaacaacaacatgtttaaAAGTATATTACcaatactgtaaatttaatcctcgataaaatgcgaaattgaatacaaaatacgATATGTACGTGTTTCCGCGAAATTGTGCCGATATTACATTTTATGATactggtacatttttttttttgtaaaaaaatagaaCATACCTAAATGACCGGCCACATATAGGGTCCGACACTTTTTTCAAATAGTTTGGTCACCCTGTTTTGTTGACTTTTACAGTATGAATAGCATAGAAATATGACCTACCTGATACCCTTTATTCTCTGTACCGTTATTTCGAATTTTCAACTAATCTGTCTTATACTGGTGGTAGAATATTGGCTGCCTACACGATCTGTTTGGGGTCAGTGTTCACTCACAAACAAGATTTATATCACAGTGAGTGATTGTGATTGAGTAACAAGATGGGTCTGGATTCACATCATATCTTTTGCCATGTTTCTTCATAATCgcaatttcactgtaattttatgtgttcctttatttattcattatttttaaagattttaaatgaaaaatgtagaaaatgcaCATGTTAACACATTGAGGTCCCATATCAAAACAATACGAATTGCTACATTTTTAATTGTAGGTTGCCAAAATCTACCATCTCCAACCATCatctctattttaatattatatacagtagtggcaaaaaaactggaccgacccttctacctgatttcagagccctgttcactccagagcacgatagactggtaactaagactttcgtggttcgaatcctgcctgggaaggaaacttttttttgttccttattcaaatttattcccgatacttttcgattgctggtaaaattctgttctgggaataataagttaattaagtagtaaaatatcgctgcaatcgaaaagtattgggaataaatttgaataaggaacaaaatagagtttccttcccaggcaggattcgaaccacgaaagtcttagttaccagtgtatcgtgctctgagtgaacaaggctctgaaatcagctacaagggtcggtcggggtttttttttttttttttttttttgcgactacTGTACACAAAATGGTGAGGCTGGATGTAATATTGTAGCTGGTTTAAGGTTGGAATAATGGTTATGGTATCTACGTGTGTTGATCAATTTACTGTGTCTCTGACTTGCTTCTTAAGGAGTAGAAAATTGGTTatcttatttttcaacatattttccctaTAGGTTGATACACTTGTCCCATCATTTCTCCAACATCTGTGTGGTCTGCTGGGAGAGATTTTCTTAAGTTCTACGAAACACTTATTTACACCTTCCCTCACCTTATTCGTAGAAAATATTTTTCCACACATGAATTGTTCGAATTTTGGAAATAGTCTGAGTCTCTTGGAGCTAGATCCGGGAGTAGAATCGAAGTTCTACAATTCGAATCCTGCATTGGTATAGCAGTCATATCTACacaacggttagtgcgtctggctgcgaaaccaggtgactcgggttataatatatatatatatatatatatatatatatatatatatatataagttaccttgttgagggttttccctcaacccaatatgagcaaatgctggactctggagtcatttcattggcattatcatcttcatttcatgcagacgctaaataacctgagatgttaatagtGTCGCAAAATAACCAACTACTGTAGCAGCCATAGCAATGCTGCTGGTGTCACCAGATATGTTGTTCTGGTGAAAGAGAACTCTCTTGGTCAACTTTCCACAGcactttcttttttactttcatAATTTTGATACTAAATTTGCATAATAAGTTGCTATGATTGTACTTACCTTTGGAAAATAATCGAACATGATCATTTGTTTAGCATCCCAAAAACACTGGGGTCATAACTTTGCCTGCAATTGGCTGTGTGTTGAATTTGCAGAGGTGAAGAACTTTCATGCTTGCACTCCATATTTTGCAGTTTGATCTCTTTTCATGTATGGTTATAAACCTGTCAATCAAATTCTGTTGTTTCTGAGTGAAAGTTAATATCGCAGCACCCATCTTGGTGGTAATGTTTTCAGTACTATTTGTTCAGTAAAAATACTGTGCACTGTACTGCAAGATGAGTTTGTTTCTCCACTAATTTGCTTCATGGCACTTGTTCGTCTTGCGTCACGAGATCgtgaattttatcaatttttttttaggttattttacggaactataaaaattggagatttatccttcgaagaggtggaaaaattcaaatatcttagagcaacagtaacaaacataaatgatactcgggaggaaattaaacgcagaataaatatgggaaatgcctgttattattcagttgagaagcttttgtcatctagtcttctgtaaaaaaatctgaaagttagaatttataaaacagttatattacctgttgttctgtatggttgtgaaacttggattctcacttagagagaggaacagagattaaaggtgtttcagaataaggttcttaggaaaatatttggggctaagagggatgaagttacaggagaatggagaaagttacacaacacagaactgcacgcattgtattcttcacctgacataattaggaacattaaatccagacgtttgagatgggcaggacatgagcacatatgggcgaatccagaaatgcatatagagtgttagttgggaggccagatgccaaaagacctttgggaaggccgagacgtagatgggaagataatattaaaatggatttgagggaggtgggatatgatgatagagactggattaatcttgctcaggatagggaccaatggcgggcttatgtgagggtggcaatgaacctccgggttccttaaaagctagaaagtaagtaaggttattttacgacgctttattaacatcttatgttatttagcgtctgaatgagatgaaggtggtaatgccgctgaaatgagtctggggtctgggacaccgaaagttacccagcatttgctcatattgggttgagggaaaaccccggaaaaaacctcaaccaggtaacttgccccgaccgggaatcgaacccaggccacctttTTATCAACTATTTCTTGCATGGGTGCAGTCACTGGCGCACCATAAGCATCGTGGTCTTCTCACGATTCTGTATCACAGTTAAACTCACAGCATCACCATTTGGCTTTCATATGATGCTGCACGTCCCCCCAAAATCACGATGAATTTGAGTGGGACACATCCTATTTTTTCTGATGGTACTTTATCACATCTCTTTCCTCAGTCCATTCTATTGTAAGACTGTCTGACATAGTTACAATCTAATAACTGTTGTGACATACCATAAGTAGATAGAAGTTTGTAAATTTGTACCCTTTATGCTCTCATATATAAGGGTAGTTAATATAGCGAATAAACAAAGCCACCTACCTTAGAGCTGTCAGACATGGAGCAAGTTGGTCAAGCCACGTTTACTCTCAGGGAAGTAAAATTGCACATCATTGGACCTTGCTCCTACATGTCTGAATCGAGAAATGGCACTGCATAACAGGGTTACTGTGTCTACAAGAAAGCAACTATTTACACTCAAAAGAACCATTCCCACATAAAGGAGTGATAAtgtacaataagcctcggaatactGTGCCAACCTTTGGGTCTTTTCACTGTATAAAATGGGAGAAACAGAAAAAGTTCTTGACCAGAAACTCTTAATCTTTAGAAACAGATTTGTTATTTTATCTTTCCGGAAATTGAGTGGATATATCCCGAACATGAACAGGAGCAAGGAGGAATTGAAGTTTACTGCGAGGCAACCTTTAGGATGTGGGGTTTTAGTTCAAGTGGGTTGTGTTTGTTTGGCTTGAAGGACGGAACCTTCCCCCAACCCCcagatattttgtttttcttatggTTTACTCGTGTATATGTAGTTTGGTACAACATAGTgttgttatgtattattttaaatgtttattactTATTGTTATTGGTATAATATAgtgttattgtatattatttgaattattacttCTCATTGGTATGACATAGTGTTgtgtattattttaagtgttcattAGCTGTGATACTCATTTCGTGAGGTGAAAGGGAAAGCATATTTTGCAGTGAACCTTATCCTTGTGCTCAATGTATTGTTCTCTGCTCAATTCCTATTTCCTCCTCCTGTTAGCATTCTATCTATGTAACATCTATACATACTCTTCCTGCCCTTTGCTGGTTTGGTAGTTACAAAGCATAATATGTGTAGTCAGTGTAGCTTAGCATCGAACACAGGGCTATCTCTCTGAAACTTGATTGAAGACTTCTTGTTTCTGCAAACTTTTGTGACTTCTCATTAATGGTATGGACCAGCTGACATCATAGATTTGTTTAATAAAACTAATCATTAGTTATTATAACTCTGATGATTCTGGTTGAtatatcgggcagtacatctcgcttgattatatgtgtcagaggaagaacaattgagtagcttaatatcaaagacggacatctgacctcaatcgaagtttagatagctgtggttttttatacaatttttcatgctctttccagttatagtgaaaccatatgcaaactctaacactacatttataaaataaattgtgttaaatattacaaagaacactgtgaattaaaaaattgcctctagatcaaaactatggagacgacagatgtccgtctttgatattaagctactcaattgtttgtatgcatctgaagtctggttagtgCATTATGTTACTAGtgagtgatgtatgcaatggaaaagGAAAGGAACTGATCACCTTACCCCACTATATCCTGGCTAAGTTGCCTCCTGAGTGATGTCTTACTgatgtagagactggattttaaagggaatcccatttttttttatttcatcacgaaacatgaaataattaattacaatgttcaaaactatcttccaccgaccaaattatgtgaaatatgtattatgtctttctcgtgttaaattcaatcgtacctggttaacatgtttaatGTCAATAGCAGACC
This sequence is a window from Periplaneta americana isolate PAMFEO1 chromosome 2, P.americana_PAMFEO1_priV1, whole genome shotgun sequence. Protein-coding genes within it:
- the LOC138715244 gene encoding zinc finger protein 534-like isoform X1; this translates as MDVIKTEPDIDPLGPQNDNRSEEERKPLFLDGNFLEVDVDEIKDEPYDLSYDHISDMKFEEMEDPISSPVLKFEVEGESCNMAEFKPETLSDFPKEDDDLTVRPIKQHLYEDVRKEEVHVLGRSLLQHEAGVTKDQDSELGVDQTVQMTVTEHSPSEYQKKQPRHVQSQCKFFKCNICEENFSTWLHLQLHLPTHTDLSLHRCKICDMNFEHIDELRNHMSTHKGLKPFKCDICMKTFARMFYLKLHQRIHSGEKLVECEICRKSFLKNADLKRHVRVHDEDNIYKCDMCCQKFVCKKSLHYHILIHMNEKPYKCDICGNNFRHQSTLREHVRTHTGEKPFKCTICDKVFARGSTLKEHKLTHTGEKPFKCYFCGKNFNHASTLKEHLRIHTGEKPFKCNMCDKVFTRANSLKEHRRIHTGEKPFKCNRCGKFFGRLQYYRSHTCVDAGPQPSISAIVVVKHAVNEMV